GAGCGTGCCACATAGTCCGTGGTTATTGATGAATAATCTTTATCCGTCTGCAAAGACGGTGAGGTGGTGTGGCATATCTCTTTTTCCGTAGGTTTGAAAACCTACGGCTATTAAGTAGGAGAACAAGTTCTCCCAGGTCTTTCAGACCAACTCCGTCGTGCTGGGCACTGTTTCCCTCCGTCGCATAGGAGACCTCCCTACTTCTAACAACTAACAACTCTTTATATAATTATACCACTACACGCACTAAACTATAATCTATTTTTGTGAGCAAACAAAAATATTAGAAATAGCAGTTAATGAATTAAGAGAATGGCAAAGAGAGCATATTACTTTCCTCACGATTACGGAGCAAGAAACGATCCCAAAATACAAATGCTGTTGGCAGAGTATGGCGTGGCAGGTGTTGGTATCTACTGGTGTCTCATAGAACATTTATATGAGCAAGGTGGAAGGTTGCCTATATCGGCATACAAAAGTATTGCATTTGTATTACACGTTGATACAAATGTAGTACAAAACATAATTGAGTGCAGTGGTTTGTTTGAACACAACGATGTTGAGTTTTGGAGCAGTGCTGTAAATACCCGATTAGAGAAACAAAAAGAGGTTAGCCAACAACGCAGAAAGGCAAGTGAAACTCGTTGGAAATCAGAGAATAAATGCAAACTCAATGCAAATGCAAAGCAAAATGATGCAAATAAAAGAAAAGAAAAAGAAATAAAAGAAAATAATAATATCACACACACTATATCGCATACAAGCGAAGTAGAGTTAACGCAAGATTTAAGAGATAACCAAAATTGGCAAAAGAATATATTGATGCGATTTAAAACGACAAAAGATGAGTTGCTGAGATATATTGATGATTTTGAACTTGAACAAAAATGCAAAAACACTACTCACGCAAATGATGCTGATATTAAAGCACATTTTGTAGATTGGCTAAGGATACAACTTCAACAACACAAAAAAGAGCATAGAAAGGAGAGAACAAATGGAAAATCAAAACAACGTAACTACGAAAAAGATATCGGATTTGATGTCAGTGCTACTTCAGCAGAGGATTACTCGGACTGGCTTCAAGATTAACTTACCCCCAGAAGAGGTCAGAATATTGCTAACGGCTGCATATAGGGCTGAGGTTGCATCACGCAATATGAAGTATCAGGAGAGTGAGGAGACGAACTCTGCCATCAAAAAAATGGCAGATGCACTA
This portion of the Bacteroidales bacterium genome encodes:
- a CDS encoding DUF4373 domain-containing protein, coding for MAKRAYYFPHDYGARNDPKIQMLLAEYGVAGVGIYWCLIEHLYEQGGRLPISAYKSIAFVLHVDTNVVQNIIECSGLFEHNDVEFWSSAVNTRLEKQKEVSQQRRKASETRWKSENKCKLNANAKQNDANKRKEKEIKENNNITHTISHTSEVELTQDLRDNQNWQKNILMRFKTTKDELLRYIDDFELEQKCKNTTHANDADIKAHFVDWLRIQLQQHKKEHRKERTNGKSKQRNYEKDIGFDVSATSAEDYSDWLQD